A region from the Salicibibacter cibarius genome encodes:
- a CDS encoding glycosyltransferase family 2 protein: protein MLKALAQQVTNLLELLINRLFPPERKRNISEKLTQKQKDTIKKLLFMGKYQTQEREVRRVKHLLYNLGFTERGLTELETFYYQNEDQYLKKLAAWELLLWHANQYTEEGAKKCLELLSEVVKDEKDSVHIRIAAIMTAECLNRLGKAGEAKHVLSPLLESAKGESPHPDLFLAAANLESSITEKVQWINKALTINGISMIKMETSVSTSPYDSIIVDRTQETRKCLLSEPYPLVTVIMPVYNAEDVIDTSLKSMLEQTWTNLEILVTDDCSKDATATIVEAYAANDSRIQLIKATSNGGAYPARNLALKEATGEFITVNDADDWSHPEKIETQVNHLLENKTVIGNMSEQARATNDLTFYRRGKPGTYIFSNMSSFMFRRKPVMDTIGFWDSVRFAADSEFIRRIKKVFGEKSIAYLTTGPLSFQRQSDTSLTGNQAFGYHGFKMGARKEYEEAHDYFHQTTKNLCYPFPLKSRPFAVPEPMWPNREEKHGGQRHFDIVIASDFRLDDQNTVFNSTEILSQTQKHARIGLIQLSQYNVSPDRPVHPNVRRLLDGDRVQMLVYGEKISCDTLIIRHLPSLQEWQRYVPDVKAGQVHVVINHLSQRFQQWQTHVKEFFGESGIWYPLNPSIYKELQENDTASIIVADRVWTHNGKPQ from the coding sequence ATGTTAAAAGCACTCGCGCAGCAAGTAACTAACCTCTTGGAATTGCTGATTAATCGTTTATTTCCTCCTGAACGAAAACGTAATATCAGTGAAAAACTGACCCAGAAGCAAAAAGACACCATCAAGAAACTTTTATTTATGGGGAAGTATCAAACGCAAGAGCGTGAGGTAAGACGAGTAAAGCACCTTCTCTATAATCTTGGGTTTACAGAACGTGGGCTTACGGAGCTTGAGACATTCTATTATCAAAACGAAGACCAATATTTAAAAAAACTGGCGGCTTGGGAGCTGTTATTATGGCATGCAAACCAATATACCGAAGAGGGAGCCAAAAAATGCCTGGAGTTGTTGTCCGAGGTTGTTAAAGATGAAAAGGACTCTGTTCACATTCGCATAGCAGCCATTATGACGGCGGAGTGCCTGAATCGATTAGGGAAAGCAGGGGAAGCCAAGCACGTTCTTTCACCTTTGCTTGAATCAGCTAAAGGTGAAAGTCCCCACCCTGATCTTTTTCTCGCAGCAGCAAATTTGGAATCTTCCATCACGGAAAAAGTACAGTGGATTAATAAAGCTTTGACGATAAACGGTATTTCGATGATTAAGATGGAAACCTCTGTTTCGACTTCCCCCTATGACAGTATTATTGTTGATCGTACTCAAGAAACACGGAAATGTCTATTATCCGAGCCGTACCCGCTCGTTACCGTCATCATGCCTGTTTATAATGCCGAAGACGTTATCGACACATCGCTTAAATCTATGCTAGAACAAACATGGACAAACCTGGAAATTTTAGTGACAGATGACTGTAGCAAGGACGCAACAGCCACAATCGTGGAAGCGTATGCTGCCAATGACTCAAGAATTCAACTCATTAAGGCGACATCGAACGGAGGCGCATATCCCGCACGAAACTTGGCACTAAAAGAAGCGACCGGTGAATTCATCACCGTCAATGATGCTGATGACTGGTCTCATCCAGAGAAAATTGAAACACAAGTTAATCATTTGCTTGAAAATAAAACAGTAATCGGAAATATGTCCGAACAGGCACGGGCGACAAATGATCTCACTTTTTATCGCAGAGGCAAGCCAGGGACGTATATATTTAGCAATATGTCATCGTTCATGTTTCGTCGTAAGCCAGTAATGGATACGATCGGATTCTGGGATTCTGTTCGCTTTGCGGCCGATTCCGAGTTTATTCGGCGTATTAAGAAAGTGTTTGGCGAAAAATCCATTGCATACCTAACGACAGGTCCGCTCTCTTTTCAACGGCAATCCGATACGTCTTTAACCGGAAACCAAGCCTTTGGATACCACGGATTTAAAATGGGGGCAAGAAAAGAGTACGAAGAAGCGCATGATTATTTTCATCAAACGACCAAGAACTTATGTTACCCCTTTCCTCTAAAATCCCGGCCATTTGCTGTCCCCGAGCCGATGTGGCCGAATAGGGAAGAGAAGCATGGCGGTCAGCGTCATTTTGACATCGTGATTGCTTCTGATTTCAGACTGGATGATCAAAACACTGTATTCAATTCAACGGAAATTCTTTCACAAACACAAAAACATGCGCGAATCGGGCTTATCCAGCTCTCTCAATATAATGTTTCACCGGATCGCCCCGTTCATCCAAATGTACGCAGATTATTGGATGGAGATCGCGTACAAATGCTTGTTTACGGAGAGAAAATCTCTTGTGATACCTTGATTATCAGACATCTACCGTCTTTGCAGGAATGGCAACGCTATGTTCCGGATGTGAAAGCCGGGCAAGTGCATGTGGTCATCAATCACCTTTCGCAACGTTTTCAACAATGGCAAACGCATGTGAAAGAATTCTTTGGCGAATCGGGTATATGGTATCCTTTGAACCCTTCTATTTACAAAGAGTTACAAGAAAACGACACGGCATCAATCATCGTGGCAGATAGAGTCTGGACCCACAATGGTAAGCCTCAATAA
- a CDS encoding ATP-grasp fold amidoligase family protein has product MKNNDSVRQQLQAEYEREEELLRTLLQRGAELEKVTNEKKSNAKERNRLKRRYTSLRKYRLWAFTWLERKVSSVIRTSKGRIQSFLLSTSHKAVLEQNKKLSEENTRLKKETVSLHQQLRNEKKQAGTTIMDWQNMNQEQLENSLQKTKEDGHMLDYLQDLIMKRSVHDKNYRSALKYASLLYSDDSLAAKHKVYQTLLEGLKIEEVPEILIRSKSDQKDDTVSLQKIASFSTSLTLQSRIRQLEAFRPEWELDDKTTAYTFIDELEVRRPWVSEEHFSHTTIPEKEGTVIKPVYGAGSRGVYIVFAFDRIQDVKRSRMLSSWDAFIASMREDLALGLVSDDQWLAEELLYENNETQTPARDIKFYCFYGKVGLILEIRRFPKVEYCWWTADGERVHTGKYEEKLFEGEGVSQDQVDLAAFISSEIPTPFIRIDFLKTEEGLVFGEFAAKPGKYDEFDQQTDCQLGNEFLEAQGRLLTDLIQGKSFSHFKASLEHVGRNEQLNV; this is encoded by the coding sequence TTGAAAAACAACGATTCTGTCCGTCAACAATTGCAAGCTGAATATGAGAGAGAAGAAGAATTGTTGCGTACATTGCTGCAGCGGGGAGCTGAATTGGAGAAAGTTACAAATGAGAAAAAAAGCAATGCAAAAGAACGGAATCGTTTAAAGCGAAGATATACGTCATTGCGTAAATACCGTTTGTGGGCTTTCACATGGCTTGAAAGAAAAGTGTCAAGCGTTATACGGACAAGCAAGGGGCGCATACAATCTTTTTTGCTAAGCACCAGTCATAAGGCTGTTCTGGAACAAAACAAAAAGCTTTCAGAAGAAAATACGCGGCTTAAAAAAGAAACAGTGTCTCTTCATCAACAGCTTCGAAACGAAAAAAAACAAGCAGGTACGACAATCATGGACTGGCAAAACATGAATCAAGAGCAACTTGAAAATAGCTTACAGAAGACAAAAGAAGACGGACATATGCTTGATTATTTGCAAGACCTTATTATGAAAAGAAGTGTTCATGATAAAAATTATCGCTCTGCACTTAAGTACGCATCTCTTCTTTATAGCGATGATTCATTGGCGGCTAAGCACAAGGTCTATCAAACATTGTTGGAAGGTTTAAAAATCGAAGAGGTTCCGGAAATTTTAATCCGATCAAAGTCAGACCAAAAGGACGATACGGTTTCCCTTCAAAAAATCGCATCCTTCAGTACTTCTCTCACTTTGCAATCAAGAATCAGACAACTTGAAGCATTCAGGCCGGAATGGGAACTTGATGACAAAACAACGGCCTACACCTTTATTGATGAGCTCGAGGTCCGAAGGCCATGGGTATCTGAAGAACATTTTTCGCATACGACGATTCCTGAAAAAGAAGGAACTGTCATTAAACCGGTGTATGGGGCAGGCTCCCGCGGGGTGTACATCGTTTTTGCATTTGATCGTATACAAGATGTGAAAAGATCGAGAATGCTTAGCAGTTGGGATGCCTTTATAGCTAGTATGCGGGAAGATCTGGCACTAGGTTTGGTTAGCGATGATCAATGGCTGGCTGAAGAGTTGCTTTATGAAAACAATGAAACACAAACGCCGGCACGAGATATAAAATTTTATTGTTTTTACGGGAAGGTTGGCCTCATTCTGGAAATCAGACGTTTTCCGAAGGTGGAATACTGTTGGTGGACAGCAGATGGAGAACGTGTGCATACGGGTAAATATGAGGAAAAGCTTTTCGAGGGCGAAGGCGTTTCACAAGATCAAGTGGATCTGGCTGCTTTCATCAGTTCCGAAATTCCCACTCCATTTATCAGGATCGATTTTTTGAAGACAGAAGAAGGACTAGTGTTTGGAGAGTTCGCGGCCAAACCGGGAAAATATGATGAGTTTGATCAACAGACGGACTGCCAACTTGGCAATGAATTCTTAGAGGCGCAAGGACGTCTTTTAACGGATTTAATACAAGGGAAATCATTTAGCCATTTTAAGGCTTCCTTGGAACATGTTGGACGAAATGAGCAGTTGAATGTATGA
- a CDS encoding acylphosphatase, with amino-acid sequence MNNEPPVWLPHLSEKIVSEALGHELCAYAVALEGWRRGLTLNWYTKDAEPFRRMATWHVDAPGKLFSLGSEEKTHYFFRTRGDKVSYEAVRIGADKEQTKAVLAEAGVSVPEGSRFSVDARDEDIINYASSIGFPVVLKPTDGSFGKGVMTNIQDKKELRKALRNVRHSDVLVERFISGEEYRIYVVSQQVAGAIHRIPANVLGDGHNSIEALIDIKNKERQSNPRLVSCPIQIDDEVIGYLHEKGYTLGSIPDEKERIFLREKSNISLGGDPVDVTDDLHPAVKQTAINAIDAVPDLYHGGVDLIIDANKPPENAATIIELNPTAQIGSLLYPMKGYARDIPAAIIDEYFPETKEDGKEKTSLYFGFNRVLEPLQNNSSKRITVSPVQSRNVYAKKYTVSGEVQGVHYHRELRDRALATQLHGFINNLDNGNIEVVVAGMDQNPVDTFHDILLQATDDVHVTGVYAEDWLHPVKIGFDIQADPNKITGEISKIKQEKADMKKEKDKAERKYIQYQQSRSWKLTLPLRKALNYMKRRS; translated from the coding sequence ATGAACAATGAGCCACCAGTCTGGCTTCCCCATCTAAGTGAAAAAATCGTATCAGAAGCTCTCGGGCATGAACTCTGTGCTTATGCAGTGGCACTGGAAGGATGGAGACGGGGACTGACACTCAATTGGTACACGAAAGATGCAGAGCCTTTTCGGCGTATGGCAACGTGGCACGTGGATGCGCCCGGCAAGTTATTTTCTCTTGGTTCCGAGGAGAAAACCCACTATTTTTTCCGTACACGCGGAGACAAAGTAAGCTATGAAGCAGTTCGAATTGGTGCCGATAAAGAGCAAACAAAAGCGGTATTGGCCGAAGCCGGCGTTTCTGTTCCGGAAGGAAGCCGATTCAGCGTGGATGCTCGCGATGAGGACATTATAAACTATGCCTCAAGTATTGGTTTTCCTGTTGTATTGAAACCAACCGATGGAAGCTTTGGAAAAGGGGTAATGACCAATATCCAAGATAAGAAAGAACTGCGGAAAGCACTTAGAAATGTCCGCCACTCTGACGTGCTTGTGGAACGTTTTATTTCCGGGGAAGAGTACCGTATCTACGTTGTCAGCCAGCAAGTCGCAGGAGCGATTCATCGCATACCTGCCAATGTTCTTGGAGACGGTCATAATTCTATTGAAGCTTTAATTGATATTAAAAATAAAGAAAGACAAAGCAATCCGCGACTTGTTAGTTGCCCTATCCAAATCGACGATGAAGTTATTGGGTATCTTCACGAAAAAGGGTATACGCTTGGAAGCATACCTGATGAAAAGGAACGTATTTTCCTTAGAGAAAAAAGCAATATTTCTCTGGGGGGCGATCCGGTTGATGTTACCGATGACTTACACCCTGCCGTAAAACAAACAGCAATTAATGCCATAGATGCCGTCCCGGATTTATATCATGGCGGTGTTGATCTTATTATCGATGCAAATAAACCTCCGGAAAATGCAGCTACCATCATTGAACTGAACCCAACAGCGCAAATAGGCTCTCTTCTATACCCAATGAAAGGCTATGCCAGAGATATCCCTGCAGCGATTATCGACGAATATTTTCCCGAAACAAAGGAGGACGGAAAAGAGAAAACCAGTCTTTACTTTGGGTTTAACCGTGTGCTGGAACCTTTGCAAAACAACTCTTCAAAACGAATAACCGTATCTCCTGTTCAATCCCGAAATGTATATGCGAAAAAATATACGGTGTCCGGGGAGGTACAAGGGGTTCATTATCATCGTGAGTTAAGAGACCGGGCATTAGCCACTCAGTTACACGGATTTATTAACAATCTTGATAACGGCAATATTGAAGTTGTGGTAGCCGGAATGGATCAAAATCCTGTTGATACCTTTCATGATATCCTTTTGCAAGCAACCGACGACGTTCATGTCACGGGCGTATATGCAGAGGATTGGTTGCACCCGGTGAAAATTGGATTTGACATTCAAGCTGATCCTAATAAAATAACAGGTGAAATAAGCAAAATAAAGCAAGAAAAAGCCGATATGAAAAAAGAGAAAGATAAGGCAGAACGCAAGTATATCCAGTATCAACAAAGTCGTTCCTGGAAGTTGACGTTGCCTCTTCGGAAAGCATTAAATTACATGAAACGCCGGTCCTGA
- a CDS encoding ATP-grasp domain-containing protein, translating to MKNYYANWLPHLKNAIPIESCKNKVSMYTIALEGWRRGLTLTFYTELDQNRTRQIRYSFANGEKEHHFEGSKGDKITDEAFHICDDKALTYEWLSKAGVPVPMGQKFTDEAQEDEIIQYAKTAGFPLVLKPTNGSGGKGVIVNIQSIKALKEALFYVREELKFKEIIIEQFITGDEVRIFVLGDQLFSAVNRIPANVVGDGQRSIRTLIDMKNEERKNVPHLYDRPIKLDRQLYTTLRESGLTLDTIPKYGRRIFLKKTSNVSSGGDPIDVTDQLTPELREMAVQACQAVPGLAHCGLDMMVDWENNKGFVIELNTRPGIGSFLFPMEGKAEDIPKAIIDDYFPETKEIHTMHSNVYFDFKTINETLNNGAVEEIEVAPVPTDNVYAKKFILSGVIQDRNYYQWLRKQALQRDLSGYIKALGNRDMEILIAGANKHEVDNYKQVFNYRKDRHEDLKLREEPWEAPVKIGFDIDGQLETAGLNQLESQWQSLQEEMQAIQKEKSRLERQNNKIEQSSSWRITVPLRKAGDLIKKVIPLNITKIFPNK from the coding sequence GTGAAAAATTATTATGCTAACTGGTTGCCGCATTTAAAAAATGCCATACCGATTGAATCATGCAAAAATAAAGTGAGCATGTATACGATTGCTTTAGAAGGTTGGCGACGTGGATTGACATTAACGTTTTATACGGAATTGGATCAAAATCGTACTCGGCAAATACGTTATTCTTTTGCAAACGGGGAAAAAGAACATCACTTTGAAGGGTCAAAGGGAGATAAAATCACGGATGAAGCTTTTCATATCTGTGATGACAAAGCTTTAACGTATGAATGGCTTTCCAAAGCCGGTGTCCCTGTACCTATGGGGCAAAAGTTTACGGATGAAGCACAGGAAGACGAGATTATCCAGTACGCCAAAACAGCCGGCTTTCCACTCGTATTAAAACCGACGAATGGGAGTGGAGGCAAAGGCGTTATTGTCAATATCCAGAGTATAAAAGCATTAAAGGAAGCTTTATTCTACGTTAGAGAGGAACTCAAGTTTAAGGAAATTATTATTGAACAATTCATTACCGGAGATGAAGTTCGTATTTTTGTTCTCGGCGATCAACTGTTTAGCGCTGTGAACAGAATACCTGCTAACGTGGTCGGAGATGGTCAGCGCTCGATTCGAACATTAATTGATATGAAAAATGAAGAAAGAAAAAATGTCCCCCATCTATATGATCGCCCCATTAAACTGGACAGGCAATTGTATACGACTTTGCGTGAGTCGGGCTTGACGCTGGACACTATTCCTAAGTATGGCCGGCGTATTTTTTTGAAGAAAACAAGTAACGTTTCCTCCGGCGGAGACCCTATTGATGTTACTGATCAGTTAACACCCGAATTAAGAGAAATGGCGGTCCAAGCGTGCCAGGCTGTTCCCGGATTGGCCCATTGCGGGTTAGATATGATGGTCGATTGGGAGAATAATAAAGGATTTGTCATTGAATTAAATACAAGACCCGGGATCGGTTCATTTCTATTCCCTATGGAAGGAAAGGCCGAAGATATTCCGAAAGCAATCATTGATGATTATTTCCCGGAAACAAAAGAAATTCACACGATGCATTCAAATGTTTATTTTGATTTTAAAACCATCAATGAGACACTTAATAACGGTGCCGTTGAGGAAATAGAAGTTGCACCGGTGCCAACGGACAACGTGTACGCCAAGAAATTCATCTTATCGGGTGTTATCCAGGATAGAAACTATTACCAATGGCTGCGAAAACAAGCATTGCAAAGGGATTTAAGTGGGTATATTAAAGCGTTGGGCAACCGTGATATGGAAATCCTCATTGCAGGTGCCAACAAGCATGAAGTGGATAACTATAAACAAGTATTTAACTACCGGAAAGATCGACATGAAGATTTGAAGCTTCGGGAAGAACCGTGGGAAGCGCCGGTGAAAATTGGTTTCGATATTGACGGTCAACTAGAAACAGCCGGTTTAAATCAGCTTGAATCCCAATGGCAAAGTCTGCAGGAAGAAATGCAGGCGATCCAAAAAGAAAAAAGTCGTCTCGAACGCCAGAATAACAAAATTGAACAAAGCAGTTCTTGGAGAATCACAGTGCCCTTAAGGAAAGCAGGGGATCTAATAAAGAAAGTAATACCTCTAAACATTACAAAAATATTTCCAAATAAATAA
- a CDS encoding acylphosphatase, producing MEDIKNKWLPHLIDAVPSAGQGKRISTYTIALEGWRRGIPLKFYRVHDEEDHLKIRYSLNYEGNEHHFSLSMGDKVSDEAFEICNNKHLTKEHLSKAGVPVAEGKKFMDDVQDEDIVEYAKSIGFPVVVKPVDDNAGKGVFANILDEQRLKKVLVHVRQELAYTEVLLEKYMPGKEFRIYVIEDRVLGAMNRRPANVIGDGVHTIKELIDLKNTERKKNPHTTSRLIKIDDEILDFIDRAGYTLETVPKDGEFLYIRQKSNLARGGEAIDVTEQLTPELKQIAIDAGKAIPGLPHYGIDMIVDQENNTGVILEVNSRPGFGGHLFPMVGEPRDFAKEIIDYYFPETKDIERTNLFFNFNKIIEPLKTRAAISTELPIPPTGKLYGRKYIVTGNVEGQWFRKWVKRQALKRDLHGYAKPLDNGDLEVVVAGKQQSVVDRFKKLLFEGKENAAVEEIKEYDWEDQPLRVDFQLKKKRTTKRPKNVHQKYQRVSKEYNKIINSTSWRLTYPLRYAKDLLKRMIKR from the coding sequence ATGGAAGATATTAAAAATAAATGGCTGCCGCATTTGATAGATGCCGTACCAAGCGCTGGACAGGGCAAGCGAATCAGCACATATACGATTGCCCTAGAGGGTTGGAGAAGGGGGATTCCGCTAAAGTTTTATCGGGTACATGATGAAGAAGATCATTTAAAAATCAGATACTCATTAAATTATGAAGGGAACGAACATCATTTTTCTTTATCCATGGGGGACAAGGTCTCCGATGAGGCTTTTGAAATTTGTAATAATAAACACCTCACCAAGGAACATCTGTCCAAAGCAGGCGTGCCTGTAGCCGAAGGGAAAAAGTTTATGGACGATGTTCAAGATGAAGACATTGTTGAATACGCGAAGTCCATTGGTTTTCCAGTCGTTGTCAAACCAGTTGATGACAATGCGGGTAAAGGTGTGTTTGCAAATATCTTGGATGAACAAAGACTAAAAAAAGTTTTAGTACATGTTCGCCAAGAATTGGCGTATACGGAAGTTCTTCTGGAGAAATATATGCCGGGTAAGGAATTTCGCATCTATGTCATCGAAGACCGAGTATTGGGTGCTATGAACAGAAGGCCGGCAAACGTTATCGGAGATGGCGTTCACACGATCAAAGAGTTAATTGATTTAAAAAATACAGAACGTAAAAAGAATCCCCATACCACCAGCCGTTTGATTAAAATTGACGATGAAATCCTTGATTTTATTGATCGAGCTGGCTATACGCTTGAAACTGTTCCCAAAGATGGCGAGTTTTTGTATATTAGGCAAAAAAGTAATCTAGCCAGAGGTGGAGAAGCGATTGACGTAACCGAACAGTTGACCCCTGAATTAAAGCAAATTGCGATTGACGCGGGGAAAGCCATTCCCGGCTTGCCGCACTATGGCATCGATATGATTGTCGATCAGGAAAACAATACGGGGGTTATTTTGGAAGTAAACTCAAGACCCGGATTCGGAGGGCATTTATTTCCAATGGTTGGCGAACCACGCGACTTTGCAAAGGAAATTATAGACTATTATTTTCCGGAAACGAAAGATATAGAGCGCACAAATCTATTTTTCAATTTTAATAAGATCATAGAACCTTTAAAAACCCGAGCGGCTATCTCGACTGAATTGCCTATACCCCCAACAGGTAAGTTATATGGAAGAAAATATATTGTTACCGGTAATGTGGAAGGTCAATGGTTCAGAAAATGGGTGAAACGGCAGGCTTTGAAAAGAGATTTGCATGGTTATGCAAAACCCTTGGATAACGGAGATTTGGAAGTTGTTGTAGCCGGAAAACAACAGAGTGTTGTTGATCGATTTAAGAAATTATTGTTTGAAGGCAAGGAAAATGCAGCAGTCGAAGAAATCAAGGAATATGATTGGGAAGATCAACCGCTTAGAGTGGACTTTCAACTGAAGAAGAAACGTACAACCAAACGGCCAAAAAATGTGCATCAGAAATATCAACGTGTATCGAAGGAATATAATAAAATCATCAATAGCACATCCTGGCGATTAACTTACCCTCTTCGTTATGCAAAAGATTTATTGAAACGCATGATAAAACGATGA
- a CDS encoding acylphosphatase, whose amino-acid sequence MTQEAYDICDDKDLTKQQLSKAGIPVPEGKRFKENVVDGEIVDYANTLGYPVVIKPISENAGKGVLANIQDAEEMRKALIHVRQELNYRDVIVEEHVPGKEFRIFIVGNKIIGAVNRIPANIVGDGINSINELINKKNEEKRGNPNLSKSAIDIDKELLDTIQFKDYSLNSIPEAGDRVFLRNKSSVSMGGDPIDVTEKLTTHMNDLAIKAYQSIPDLDLCGLDMIIDEENNLGTVIEINTKPMLGLHLFPVEGSARDITSPIIDYYFPETKSLEKTNLYFDFDSILEPLKSRSTDMVEVTLPPLGKLYAKKYIVSGHVQGVGYRKWIRKQALQHHLHGYTKNKPDGKVIVVVVGSDESDVRAFKDICAQGPEKAQVEKVKAKEWEKPVKMGFEIKKESKEKRLKELEKQLQKEKNDKKKIARERSMLDQERRAVKEQLESVEEEKEIIKEAYFELLNSRSWRYTKPLRNMSNFSKRS is encoded by the coding sequence TTGACCCAAGAGGCGTATGACATTTGTGATGACAAAGATCTCACGAAACAACAGCTCTCAAAAGCCGGGATCCCCGTCCCGGAAGGGAAAAGATTTAAGGAAAATGTTGTAGATGGGGAAATCGTGGACTACGCCAATACACTCGGTTATCCTGTCGTGATTAAGCCTATTAGTGAAAATGCTGGGAAGGGCGTCCTTGCTAACATTCAGGATGCAGAAGAGATGAGAAAGGCTTTAATACATGTGCGCCAGGAACTCAATTACCGTGATGTAATTGTGGAGGAACATGTACCAGGAAAAGAATTTCGTATCTTTATCGTTGGTAATAAAATCATAGGTGCTGTTAATCGAATTCCAGCAAATATTGTTGGAGATGGCATCAACTCTATTAACGAGTTAATTAATAAAAAAAATGAGGAAAAACGAGGGAACCCTAATTTATCTAAAAGTGCTATTGATATTGATAAGGAATTACTCGATACAATACAGTTTAAAGATTATTCACTAAATAGTATTCCCGAAGCAGGAGATCGTGTTTTTTTAAGAAATAAAAGCAGTGTATCTATGGGTGGAGATCCTATAGATGTTACGGAAAAGTTAACAACTCATATGAATGATCTTGCTATAAAAGCGTATCAAAGCATACCTGATTTGGATTTATGCGGTTTAGACATGATCATTGATGAAGAAAATAATTTAGGAACTGTCATTGAAATAAACACAAAGCCTATGCTGGGTCTTCATTTGTTTCCGGTAGAAGGAAGCGCACGGGATATCACATCTCCAATCATTGATTATTATTTCCCGGAAACCAAGAGTTTGGAGAAAACAAATCTGTATTTTGATTTTGACAGTATCTTGGAGCCTCTGAAGAGCAGATCAACCGACATGGTTGAGGTTACCTTACCCCCATTAGGAAAGCTATATGCCAAAAAATATATAGTGTCTGGCCACGTGCAAGGGGTTGGTTATCGAAAATGGATCAGAAAGCAAGCGTTACAGCATCATTTACATGGCTACACAAAAAACAAGCCAGACGGAAAGGTCATTGTTGTTGTTGTAGGCTCAGATGAAAGTGATGTTCGTGCGTTCAAAGATATTTGTGCCCAAGGGCCGGAGAAAGCTCAAGTGGAGAAAGTAAAAGCAAAAGAATGGGAAAAACCCGTGAAAATGGGATTTGAAATAAAAAAAGAATCAAAAGAAAAACGCTTAAAAGAGCTGGAAAAACAACTGCAAAAGGAAAAAAACGATAAAAAGAAAATCGCCCGAGAGAGAAGTATGCTTGATCAAGAGAGAAGAGCAGTTAAGGAGCAACTGGAAAGCGTTGAGGAAGAAAAAGAAATTATAAAAGAAGCGTATTTTGAGCTTCTAAATAGTCGTTCGTGGCGCTATACGAAACCGTTGAGAAATATGAGCAACTTTAGCAAACGGTCTTGA